In Carya illinoinensis cultivar Pawnee chromosome 16, C.illinoinensisPawnee_v1, whole genome shotgun sequence, a single window of DNA contains:
- the LOC122298645 gene encoding uncharacterized protein LOC122298645: protein MSVSSSSLLRTALPIGTPPRYPSSLRNPSLLPITSRRNIKSCFLGTGQGLQFLSTGLGDLTVSKTHLWGMVAGISVQPGPLVPSNPSPGSWNVWIAGILASIILPFLGFKWGPLMKLKSEVDTVVQIAEDVTETIERVAEKVEDVAEEVADHLPAGGKLKDAAMFIENLARETAKDAHLVDEVIDKVQEIEDKVESFFEPVAAVDQGNEMPTEANGQQK, encoded by the exons ATGTCGGTATCAAGTTCATCTCTTTTACGCACTGCTCTTCCCATTGGCACTCCTCCCAGATACCCATCTTCACTTCGTAATCCTAGTCTTCTTCCGATTACCTCAAGGCGCAATATCAAAAGCTGTTTTCTTGGAACGGGTCAGGGTTTGCAATTTCTCAGCACCGGCTTGGGAGATCTAACCGTCAGCAAAACACACCTGTG GGGCATGGTTGCTGGTATCAGTGTACAACCTGGACCTCTTGTTCCTTCTAATCCCTCTCCTGGCTCATG GAATGTTTGGATTGCTGGAATTCTTGCATCAATAATTCTACCATTCTTGGGGTTCAAATGGGGGCCATTAATGAAACTGAAAA GTGAAGTTGACACGGTGGTGCAGATAGCTGAAGATGTGACAGAGACAATAGAAAGGGTGGCTGAGAAAGTGGAGGATGTAGCAGAAGAGGTTGCCGACCACCTTCCGGCCGGTGGAAAACTAAAAGACGCTGCAATGTTTATCGAAAATCTAGCTAGAGAAACAGCAAAGGATGCCCATTTAGTAGATGAAGTGATTGACAAG GTTCAAGAAATTGAGGACAAAGTGGAGTCATTCTTTGAACCAGTGGCAGCCGTTGATCAAGGAAATGAGATGCCTACAGAAGCAAATGGCCAACAAAAGTAA
- the LOC122298463 gene encoding uncharacterized protein LOC122298463 has translation MSASCSSLLRPALPIGTSPRYPSSFRNPSLLPITSRRDIKSCFLGTGQGLQFLCTGLGDLIVRKAHLWDVAADISVQPGPLVPSNPSPGSWDVWIAGILASVILPFLGFKWGPLMKLKSEVDTAVQIAEDVAETIERVAEKVEDAAEEVADHVQAGGKLKDAATFIENLARETAKDAHLVDGMIDKVQEMEDKVESIFEPGNGQQQ, from the exons ATGTCGGCATCATGTTCATCTCTTTTGCGCCCTGCTCTTCCCATTGGCACTTCTCCCAGATACCCATCTTCATTTCGTAATCCTAGTCTTCTTCCGATTACTTCAAGGCGCGATATCAAAAGCTGTTTTCTTGGAACGGGTCAGGGTTTGCAATTTCTCTGCACCGGGTTGGGAGATCTAATCGTCAGAAAAGCACACCTgtg GGACGTGGCTGCCGATATCAGTGTACAACCTGGACCTCTTGTTCCTTCCAATCCCTCTCCGGGCTCATG GGATGTTTGGATTGCTGGAATTCTTGCATCAGTAATTCTGCCATTCTTGGGGTTCAAATGGGGGCCATTAATGAAACTGAAAA GTGAAGTTGACACGGCGGTGCAGATAGCAGAAGATGTAGCAGAGACAATAGAAAGGGTAGCTGAGAAGGTGGAGGACGCAGCAGAAGAGGTTGCCGATCACGTTCAGGCTGGTGGAAAACTAAAAGATGCTGCAACGTTTATCGAAAATTTAGCCAGAGAAACAGCAAAGGATGCCCATTTAGTAGATGGAATGATTGACAAG GTTCAAGAAATGGAGGACAAAGTGGAGTCCATCTTTGAACCAGGAAATGGCCAGCAACAGTAA
- the LOC122298556 gene encoding intracellular protein transport protein USO1-like, with protein MDPPQELDDYIKESIDHSLGLPVSKRTLLLKLSAFEDTQRRLRNRCLSLQNKLQEKEDVIERIRAESSMNAQALKKFVEENQKLAMECGNLLSQCKKWERECSLYDQDREALMDFGNEADERAKEAEIRVHELEEEVRRLSDELQFYKHDYDMRSVDSSSEETIIENNLLESVLTTLISKDDVAPAHAFLEANSRHESCQILLKMWNCLRPSTQKALSLAAEVNTLEKDKERLKVNLNRAEEEVKMLFEENNILDAENKRLLRQFQKERNNHGSGGKHTGSASAKSNKRKSSPKMSSPIEKKLDFNDLESTRQPLSILQYNSPNPKMHKF; from the exons ATGGATCCCCCCCAAGAACTCGACGATTACATTAAAGAATCCATTGATCACTCACTAGGTCTCCCCGTATCCAAGCGAACTCTTTTGTTGAAGCTTAGCGCCTTTGAAGACACACAACGCCGACTCCGCAACCGGTGCCTTTCCCTCCAGAACAAATTGCAGGAGAAAGAAGACGTCATCGAGCGAATTAGG GCTGAATCGAGTATGAATGCACAAGCATTGAAGAAGTTCGTGGAGGAGAATCAGAAATTGGCTATGGAGTGTGGGAATCTTTTAAGTCAGTGTAAGAAATGGGAGAGGGAGTGCTCGCTATACGATCAAGACCGCGAAGCTTTGATGGATTTTGGGAACGAGGCCGATGAGCGTGCCAAGGAGGCCGAAATTCGAGTTCATGAGTTAGAGGAGGAGGTCAGAAGGTTGTCGGATGAACTGCAGTTCTACAAGCACGACTACGACATGCGTTCG GTTGATTCATCCTCTGAGGAAACAATTATCGAGAACAATTTACTTGAGTCAGTGTTAACCACATTGATCAGTAAAGATGATGTTGCCCCAGCACATGCTTTCTTGGAGGCCAATAGCAGACATGAGTCATGTCAAATTTTGCTAAAGATGTGGAATTG TTTGAGGCCATCAACGCAGAAGGCTCTATCACTAGCTGCTGAAGTGAATACACTCGAGAAAGATAAGGAACGCTTAAAGGTCAACCTTAATAGAGCTGAAGAGGAG GTCAAAATGCTGTTTGAAGAAAATAACATCTTGGATGCAGAGAATAAAAGGTTACTGAGGCAATtccagaaagaaagaaacaatcATGGTTCTGGTGGGAAACACACTGGCAGTGCTTCTGCCAAG TCAAACAAGCGAAAATCGAGCCCCAAGATGAGCAGCCCAATTGAGAAGAAGCTTGATTTCAATGATCTAGAGTCAACGAGACAGCCCCTGTCAATCTTGCAATACAACTCCCCTAACCCTAAGATGCACAAGTTCTAA
- the LOC122298446 gene encoding 28 kDa ribonucleoprotein, chloroplastic-like, producing MALRFLYSSSNTRFPYEQRNFSRTPFSNTITYNLPFSCALSSLSHPSPAHTHTLSAKAKRVKNFVLYFSSTAQEQALDSVSTQSDDSEPVPTEEFSRTRLIAQNVPWTCTVEDIRALFEKHGTVLDVELSMYNKTKNRGLAFVTMGSPEEARTALNNLVSYELEGRTIKVTYARARKKRPSPSPPVQPSPVTFNLFVANLPFEARSKDLREFFSGSGDVVSAQVIFHDNPRKSSGYGFVAFKSKKDADEALPAFQGKMFMGRPIRVARSRQSIKQRAEEGAESGDKSIESTPTSAEHADSANEN from the exons ATGGCTCTTCGGTTTTTGTACTCTTCCTCGAATACTCGCTTCCCTTATGAGCAACGGAACTTCTCACGCACACCTTTTTCTAATACTATCACCTATAATCTTCCTTTTTCTTGcgctctctcctccctctctcatCCCTCTCCTGCCCATACGCATACCCTTTCCGCTAAGGCCAAAAGAGTAAAAAACTTCGTTTTGTATTTCTCTTCTACCGCGCAAGAACAGGCTCTTGATTCTGTCTCCACACAAAGCGATGACTCGGAACCAGTACCGACCGAAGAGTTTTCCCGAACCAGATTGATTGCCCAGAACGTACCATGGACTTGTACTGTTGAAGACATTCGCGCTCTCTTCGAGAAGCATGGAACGGTCCTGGACGTTGAG CTTTCTATGTATAACAAGACCAAAAACAGAGGCTTAGCGTTTGTCACTATGGGTTCGCCTGAGGAGGCTCGTACGGCTCTCAACAATCTCGTATCCTAT GAGTTAGAGGGCCGAACTATAAAGGTCACTTATGCCAGAGCACGAAAGAAGAGaccttccccttcccctcccGTGCAACCAAGCCCAGTAACGTTCAACTTGTTTGTGGCAAATTTGCCGTTTGAAGCAAGGTCAAAAGATCTCAGAGAGTTCTTTTCAGGGAGTGGTGACGTTGTTTCTGCGCAAGTTATATTTCATGATAATCCAAGAAAGTCCTCTGGGTATGGATTTGTGGCTTTCAAATCCAAGAAAGATGCCGACGAAGCTCTTCCTGCTTTCCAAGGGAAG ATGTTTATGGGAAGACCAATTCGAGTGGCACGAAGTAGACAATCTATTAAACAACGAGCAGAGGAGGGTGCCGAGTCTGGAGATAAATCGATTGAGTCAACCCCTACTAGTGCAGAGCACGCAGATTCTGCTAATGAGAACTGA